A region from the Ammospiza nelsoni isolate bAmmNel1 chromosome 1, bAmmNel1.pri, whole genome shotgun sequence genome encodes:
- the MAFA gene encoding transcription factor MafA: MASELAMSAELPTSPLAIEYVNDFDLMKFEVKKEPAEAERLCHRLPAGSLSSTPLSTPCSSVPSSPSFCAPSPGGQPAPGPPATTAASLGSKQQLEELYWMSGYQHHLNPEALNLTPEDAVEALIGAPHHHHHHHQGYEPFRPQPFGGEELPPAAHHHPGHHHHHHHHLRLEDRFSDDQLVSMSVRELNRQLRGFSKEEVIRLKQKRRTLKNRGYAQSCRYKRVQQRHILENEKCQLQSQVEQLKQEVTRLAKERDLYKEKYEKLAGRGFPREPSPSAAPKATADFFM; this comes from the coding sequence ATGGCCTCGGAGCTGGCCATGAGCGCGGAGCTGCCCACGAGCCCCCTCGCCATCGAGTACGTGAACGATTTCGACCTGATGAAGTTCGAGGTGAAGAAGGAGCCGGCGGAGGCGGAGCGGCTGTGCCACCGCCTGCCCGCCGGGTCCCTGTCGTCCACCCCGCTCAGCACGCCCTGCTCCTCCGTGCCTTCCTCGCCCAGCTTCTGCGCTCCCAGCCCCGGTGGGCAACCGGCCCCCGGCCCCCCGGCTACCACCGCCGCTTCCCTGGGCTCcaaacagcagctggaggagctgtaCTGGATGTCGGGTTACCAGCATCACCTCAACCCCGAAGCTCTCAACCTGACGCCGGAGGACGCGGTGGAGGCGCTGATCGGTGCCCCtcaccaccatcatcatcaccacCAAGGGTACGAGCCCTTCCGACCTCAGCCCTTCGGGGGCGAGGAGCTGCCGCCGGCTGCGCATCACCATCCCGgccatcaccatcatcatcatcaccaccTACGCCTGGAGGACCGGTTCTCCGACGATCAGCTGGTGAGTATGTCCGTGCGGGAGCTGAACCGGCAGCTGCGGGGCTTCAGCAAGGAGGAGGTGATCCGCCTCAAGCAGAAGAGGAGGACCTTGAAGAACCGGGGCTACGCTCAATCCTGCCGCTACAAGCGGGTCCAGCAACGGCACATCTTGGAGAACGAGAAATGCCAACTGCAGAGCCAGGTGGAGCAGCTCAAGCAGGAGGTGACCCGCCTGGCCAAGGAAAGGGATCTGTACAAAGAAAAATACGAGAAATTGGCCGGCCGGGGCTTCCCGCGGGAGCCCTCCCCATCCGCCGCCCCGAAAGCCACCGCTGACTTCTTCATGTGA